A single genomic interval of Chryseobacterium paludis harbors:
- a CDS encoding glycoside hydrolase family 38 N-terminal domain-containing protein — protein MSNKYFLLLMSFLMTGNFIYAQKKVPFFGNVQATNGYAREISGENIDYFSAFPDHATRALLTRTTDGAKTIEWETAPAPTESKEPYVYFNWLVSHSSGSSGGIRNFDLYINDQKALTLTTYPANQRPDWIAKAADSTAFVFHQTKMDGLKDSYGIAYLRIPTHKITPGKPLRLKLVGQAQDSRDWFMTYKFTFQEKIDASPTPFILKDGKRLITLTTLHFGPEQKITAKIDHKDSFSFVMPDGIKTFDIPVSLSPKGGNVLLTVSSGKKELLRKTIEAGVVVPRTLYFIHHSHTDVGYSHLQSEVERIHTKNIYDALKMIEETRNLPEEARFKYNVEALWDVENFMQKATREEKESFVKAVKEGNIGLSAMYGNILTGLSQPEELFHYTEYAQKLEKEYGFKINSAMMSDVPGFAWSLVPALTSAGVKYFSSGPNYLGKTNPYLGDRVGNFVKSWGDKPVWWQSPSGKEKILFWTAGRGYSSWHGIHPGGVFDNGQKKISEYLDDLTKNNYPYDMVQWRYNIVSDNGPIDPSISKFVDEWNKKYTSPKIVLSTNEKMFEVFEKKYGDQIPVVKGDISPHWEDGAMSTAKEEGINRNTSLKLQQITTLYSMLNPLEYNNQNFYEAWRNVILFHEHTWGAFNSITAPDLPFVKDQWQVKKQFSLDGSTQTNKLETDLLHPLTDPASKTIAVFNTSSWIRSGTAIIPATTQGNTVQDAAGNMMPLQKLENGTMAFIAKNIPPLGSSTYTIIKSTSPKASPFSITSNSISNGKVTLIWDNKTGSITHFTDNGTTNYAGSFNNQGLNSYWYVPGSDPKEALSNSNVQVKVLENGPVMAKISLTSEAPGANKLEKIITLFVDNDEVALENIIDKKSVRTKESVHFGFPFNAGFKNITVDAGYGIMKYLTDQLPGSNMDYWYSRRWVDASFGQQGMQWMLLETPLIEASEMIDERMVIDNSHKKWKDKGTPGTTNWFSYAMNNYWHTNYKADQEGPVHYRYALRPHGTFNAVENEKYAAAFTQPLIAIHVREKAPIEGSLFQMNNDKIVVTSVTPQEDHSFLIRLYNPDEKEQNTAFKWGKLKPSKLINPKTGKVFSANETFSLSGMDVIEIKAIP, from the coding sequence ATGTCCAACAAGTATTTTCTTTTGCTGATGTCTTTTCTTATGACAGGCAACTTTATTTATGCTCAGAAAAAGGTTCCTTTTTTTGGCAATGTTCAAGCAACGAATGGCTACGCCCGTGAAATAAGTGGTGAAAATATCGATTATTTTTCAGCATTTCCAGATCACGCTACCCGCGCACTACTTACCCGTACAACTGATGGCGCTAAAACCATTGAATGGGAAACAGCACCAGCACCAACGGAAAGCAAGGAGCCTTATGTATATTTTAACTGGCTGGTTTCTCACTCGTCAGGCAGTAGCGGAGGAATTCGTAATTTCGATTTATATATTAATGACCAAAAAGCGTTAACTCTAACTACCTATCCAGCGAATCAACGCCCAGATTGGATTGCCAAGGCAGCTGATAGTACAGCCTTTGTATTCCACCAAACAAAAATGGATGGATTGAAAGACTCTTATGGCATTGCCTACCTCCGTATACCAACCCATAAAATAACACCTGGTAAGCCACTTCGTCTAAAACTCGTAGGACAGGCTCAGGATAGCAGAGATTGGTTTATGACCTACAAATTTACTTTTCAGGAAAAAATAGATGCCAGTCCAACACCCTTTATTTTAAAAGATGGTAAGCGTCTTATCACCCTTACCACATTACATTTCGGTCCGGAGCAAAAAATAACGGCTAAAATCGATCATAAAGACTCCTTCTCTTTTGTTATGCCTGATGGTATCAAAACATTCGACATTCCTGTTTCACTCTCACCAAAAGGAGGTAATGTGCTACTAACCGTTAGCTCAGGAAAAAAGGAGCTTCTTCGGAAAACCATTGAAGCTGGAGTTGTTGTCCCGCGTACTTTATATTTTATTCATCACTCCCACACTGATGTCGGGTATTCCCATTTACAATCAGAAGTAGAAAGAATCCATACCAAAAATATCTATGATGCTCTCAAGATGATTGAGGAAACCCGAAACCTCCCTGAAGAGGCTCGTTTTAAATATAATGTTGAGGCTCTTTGGGACGTAGAAAACTTTATGCAAAAGGCAACTCGTGAGGAGAAGGAATCTTTTGTAAAAGCTGTAAAAGAAGGAAATATTGGTCTTTCCGCGATGTATGGTAATATTTTAACAGGGCTCAGTCAGCCGGAGGAATTATTCCATTATACAGAATATGCACAAAAACTGGAAAAAGAATATGGTTTTAAAATTAACAGCGCCATGATGTCGGACGTTCCAGGATTTGCTTGGTCTTTAGTTCCTGCTCTTACATCCGCAGGAGTAAAGTACTTTTCCAGCGGTCCTAACTACCTGGGAAAGACCAATCCTTATCTGGGTGATCGTGTGGGTAATTTTGTGAAAAGCTGGGGAGATAAACCTGTTTGGTGGCAGTCACCATCCGGTAAGGAAAAAATATTATTCTGGACTGCTGGAAGAGGTTATTCTTCCTGGCACGGTATACATCCTGGAGGAGTATTTGACAATGGTCAGAAAAAAATATCAGAATATCTTGATGATCTTACGAAAAACAATTATCCATACGACATGGTTCAATGGCGTTATAATATTGTATCAGATAATGGACCAATAGATCCTTCTATTTCAAAATTTGTAGATGAGTGGAATAAAAAATATACTTCACCTAAAATCGTACTGAGTACAAATGAAAAGATGTTTGAAGTATTTGAAAAAAAATATGGAGATCAGATTCCAGTTGTAAAAGGTGATATCAGCCCTCACTGGGAAGACGGAGCTATGTCTACAGCCAAGGAAGAAGGAATTAACAGAAACACCAGCCTGAAACTGCAACAGATCACAACACTCTACTCAATGTTAAATCCTCTTGAATATAATAATCAAAACTTTTATGAAGCATGGAGAAACGTAATCCTTTTTCATGAACATACATGGGGAGCATTTAATAGTATTACAGCCCCAGATCTTCCTTTCGTTAAAGATCAATGGCAGGTAAAAAAACAATTTTCTCTTGATGGCAGTACACAGACAAACAAACTTGAAACGGATCTATTACACCCATTGACAGATCCGGCATCTAAAACCATAGCTGTTTTCAACACATCATCTTGGATACGCAGTGGCACAGCGATCATTCCAGCAACTACACAAGGTAATACTGTTCAGGATGCTGCTGGTAACATGATGCCATTACAAAAACTGGAAAATGGAACTATGGCATTTATTGCGAAAAATATTCCACCACTAGGTTCTTCAACCTATACCATTATAAAATCTACATCTCCTAAAGCAAGTCCTTTTTCAATTACTTCCAATAGTATCTCTAATGGAAAGGTAACATTAATCTGGGATAATAAAACAGGAAGTATTACTCATTTTACAGATAATGGGACAACGAATTACGCTGGAAGCTTTAACAACCAGGGTTTAAATAGTTATTGGTATGTACCTGGATCTGACCCGAAAGAAGCATTATCTAATTCGAATGTGCAGGTAAAAGTATTGGAAAATGGTCCTGTAATGGCTAAGATCTCATTAACATCAGAAGCACCAGGAGCTAACAAACTCGAGAAAATTATTACGCTGTTTGTTGACAATGATGAAGTAGCATTAGAAAATATTATAGATAAAAAGTCTGTCCGTACTAAGGAATCGGTTCATTTTGGTTTTCCTTTCAATGCAGGATTCAAAAACATTACAGTAGATGCGGGTTATGGTATTATGAAATATCTTACTGATCAGCTTCCGGGTTCCAATATGGATTATTGGTACAGCCGCCGTTGGGTAGATGCTTCTTTTGGACAGCAGGGTATGCAATGGATGTTATTAGAAACACCATTAATTGAAGCTTCGGAAATGATAGATGAAAGAATGGTTATTGATAACAGCCATAAAAAGTGGAAAGATAAAGGCACACCTGGCACCACTAATTGGTTCAGTTATGCGATGAACAACTATTGGCATACCAATTACAAAGCAGATCAGGAGGGGCCGGTACACTATCGCTACGCACTTCGTCCACACGGTACTTTTAATGCTGTGGAAAATGAAAAGTATGCAGCCGCTTTCACACAGCCTCTCATCGCAATTCACGTTCGTGAAAAAGCACCTATCGAGGGAAGTCTTTTTCAGATGAACAACGATAAAATTGTAGTGACAAGTGTAACACCGCAGGAAGATCATAGTTTTCTTATAAGACTTTATAACCCTGACGAAAAAGAACAGAATACTGCGTTCAAATGGGGGAAATTAAAACCATCAAAACTGATCAACCCTAAAACAGGCAAAGTATTTTCAGCTAACGAAACATTTAGTTTATCAGGTATGGACGTTATTGAAATTAAAGCAATCCCATAA
- a CDS encoding GntR family transcriptional regulator, whose product MNILTKDFTIDHNSKLPLHVQVEELFRKLIKMEVYKKGALLPKEVDLANLWGVSRNTIRQATNKLEHEGLIVRKKGVGTRISEKKSLVTGLDHWYSFTREMLEKGINVINQSLKTEMIQPNEEICNFFNCTPDKKIFKLSKLKGENSGDPIVYFESYFHPRIGIDKKDDFNIPLYSMLQEQYGIIVHRSRENISACQAGAVIGKKLKVSATFPLLKRERFVYDINGKPVEYNIGYYRSDKFTYTIDINKSAES is encoded by the coding sequence ATGAACATACTAACTAAAGACTTTACTATTGATCACAACAGCAAATTACCACTACATGTACAGGTAGAAGAGCTTTTCCGCAAACTGATCAAAATGGAAGTGTATAAAAAAGGAGCTTTATTACCAAAGGAAGTGGATCTGGCTAATCTTTGGGGAGTTTCCCGGAATACGATCCGACAGGCAACCAATAAATTGGAGCATGAAGGACTTATTGTTCGTAAAAAAGGTGTCGGAACCCGAATATCTGAAAAGAAAAGTCTGGTAACAGGACTTGATCACTGGTATAGCTTTACGCGGGAAATGCTGGAAAAAGGCATCAATGTGATCAACCAGTCACTAAAGACGGAAATGATACAGCCCAATGAAGAAATATGTAATTTCTTTAATTGTACACCTGATAAAAAAATATTTAAGCTTTCTAAGTTGAAGGGAGAGAACTCAGGGGATCCAATTGTATATTTTGAAAGCTATTTTCATCCAAGAATTGGTATTGATAAAAAAGATGATTTTAATATCCCATTGTATAGTATGCTACAGGAACAATATGGAATTATCGTGCATCGATCCCGGGAAAACATAAGCGCTTGTCAGGCTGGTGCTGTAATAGGAAAGAAACTAAAAGTTTCTGCTACTTTTCCGTTGTTGAAACGCGAACGTTTTGTTTATGATATCAATGGGAAACCTGTAGAATATAATATAGGCTATTATCGTTCGGATAAATTCACTTATACTATCGATATCAATAAATCTGCTGAGAGCTAA
- a CDS encoding TonB-dependent receptor domain-containing protein, whose amino-acid sequence MKLFISKLILGICLLSIQFIFAQDLKSQFQVKGNCEMCKERIETTAKKAGAKAARYSIDTQTLTLETEGTISTNDILKKVAEAGHDNEKFKASIETYEALPGCCHYARDLQPSSTTVSAQASKADNEFYVKGNCASCKARIEKAAKDAGASSAEWSAEKQSVILDFDTTKTSADKILKKIADVGHDNEKYKSSDSVYNHLPDCCLYDRNVALGEKGAGVHVDELGKPEHHEETDSTSSTSQDQGNHEKNIEEVKLSASRAPTSLSKKDAGLVFNIDKKELLKAACCNLSESFETNATVDVSFSNAVTGTKQLKMLGLDQKYTSLTKELLPEIRGLASAYGLNFIPGRWIESIQLTKGGSTVTNGYESITGQINTELLKNSEKPETSLNLFSDFNGRAEANITSVSPINEKWSQTFLLHGNGTFGNTDMNDDGFLDRPKGTQINTAYLLNYNDLEKSGFGSHFGINFVKDNRTAGQTGFDKKLAQDKQNAYGVGIDISRFQVWNKTGYVFKGKPYQSLGWMNQYVYHQQDSFFGLRNYSGKQNTFYSNLIFESILGNTNHKYKAGASFMYDGYDETYLTTPYKRNEIVPGAFAEYTLTGLKYTLVAGARVDFHNLAGTQFTPRLNFKYDFTPQTILRLSAGRGFRTASVFAENQQYFASNRTIQIIQNGGDIYGLKPEIAWNYGASLQQEFKIFGRKSSIVADFFRTDFQDQVMVDLDRSPQQLVLYNLEGKSFANSLQVQWDFIPLKNFEVKVAYKYYDVQADYLDGRREVPFMAKNRGFVNLAYSTNKNNNGGYWSFDTTLNWVGKQRLPDTSSNPSEFQLAGYSNSYAVLNAQVSRSFNKKIRAYFGGENLTSYNQKNAIVDFKNPFGNYFDGGMVYAPIMKANFYVGLDVTF is encoded by the coding sequence ATGAAATTATTTATTTCCAAGTTGATTCTTGGTATATGTCTACTATCTATTCAATTTATATTTGCTCAAGATCTTAAAAGTCAGTTCCAGGTAAAAGGAAACTGCGAAATGTGTAAAGAAAGAATAGAAACCACAGCTAAAAAAGCGGGTGCAAAAGCAGCAAGGTATTCTATTGACACTCAAACATTAACTTTAGAAACTGAAGGCACTATTTCCACTAATGATATTCTTAAAAAAGTAGCCGAGGCCGGTCATGACAATGAGAAATTCAAAGCATCCATTGAAACTTATGAAGCCCTTCCCGGATGTTGTCATTATGCAAGAGATCTTCAGCCTTCAAGTACCACTGTATCAGCTCAGGCTTCTAAAGCAGACAATGAATTTTATGTAAAAGGAAATTGCGCTTCATGTAAGGCAAGAATTGAAAAAGCAGCAAAAGACGCTGGAGCGAGCTCTGCAGAATGGAGTGCTGAAAAACAATCTGTTATTTTAGATTTCGATACTACAAAAACCTCAGCAGATAAAATTTTAAAAAAGATTGCTGATGTGGGACATGATAATGAAAAGTATAAATCTTCGGACAGTGTTTATAATCACCTTCCAGACTGTTGTCTTTATGACAGAAATGTTGCGTTAGGAGAAAAAGGAGCAGGTGTACATGTTGATGAACTTGGAAAGCCTGAACATCATGAAGAAACTGATTCAACTTCTTCAACCAGTCAGGATCAAGGTAATCACGAAAAAAATATTGAAGAAGTAAAATTATCTGCCTCCAGAGCGCCTACTTCATTAAGTAAGAAAGATGCGGGTTTGGTTTTTAATATTGATAAAAAGGAATTATTAAAGGCTGCTTGTTGTAATTTATCAGAAAGCTTTGAGACCAATGCTACAGTGGATGTTTCTTTTAGCAATGCTGTTACAGGAACTAAACAGCTTAAAATGTTAGGACTTGATCAAAAATACACCAGTTTAACAAAAGAACTTTTACCTGAAATCAGAGGTCTGGCATCGGCTTATGGATTAAATTTCATTCCTGGGAGATGGATCGAGAGTATCCAGCTTACCAAAGGTGGAAGCACCGTTACTAACGGATATGAAAGTATTACCGGACAAATCAACACTGAACTTTTAAAAAATTCAGAAAAACCAGAAACCTCATTAAATCTTTTTTCAGACTTCAATGGAAGAGCTGAAGCTAATATTACGAGTGTTTCTCCTATCAATGAGAAATGGTCACAGACCTTTCTATTACACGGAAATGGAACTTTTGGAAATACAGATATGAATGATGATGGTTTTCTTGACCGTCCGAAAGGAACACAGATTAATACAGCATACCTTCTCAATTATAATGATCTTGAAAAGTCCGGATTTGGTTCTCATTTCGGAATTAATTTTGTTAAGGATAACAGAACTGCAGGGCAAACCGGTTTTGACAAAAAACTGGCTCAGGATAAGCAGAATGCTTATGGAGTAGGAATTGATATCTCTAGATTTCAGGTGTGGAATAAAACAGGTTATGTGTTTAAAGGAAAGCCTTACCAGAGCCTGGGTTGGATGAATCAATATGTTTACCACCAGCAGGATAGCTTTTTCGGGTTGAGAAATTATTCAGGGAAACAGAATACATTTTATTCAAATTTAATTTTTGAAAGTATCCTTGGGAATACTAATCATAAATATAAGGCTGGAGCAAGCTTTATGTATGATGGTTATGATGAAACCTACCTTACAACTCCTTACAAAAGAAATGAGATTGTACCGGGAGCTTTTGCCGAATATACATTAACAGGATTAAAATATACTTTGGTAGCTGGAGCAAGGGTCGATTTTCATAATCTAGCGGGGACACAATTTACTCCAAGATTAAATTTTAAATATGATTTCACTCCACAAACTATTTTAAGATTATCAGCTGGAAGAGGTTTCAGAACGGCTTCTGTTTTTGCAGAAAATCAACAATATTTCGCTTCTAACCGTACGATTCAGATCATACAGAATGGGGGTGATATTTATGGTCTAAAACCCGAAATAGCCTGGAATTATGGCGCAAGTTTACAACAGGAATTTAAAATTTTCGGAAGAAAATCTTCTATTGTTGCAGATTTCTTCAGAACAGATTTTCAGGATCAGGTGATGGTTGATCTTGACAGATCACCTCAGCAACTGGTGCTTTATAATCTTGAAGGAAAATCTTTTGCTAATAGTTTACAGGTACAGTGGGATTTCATTCCTTTAAAAAACTTCGAGGTAAAAGTAGCTTATAAGTATTATGATGTACAGGCAGATTATCTGGATGGAAGAAGAGAGGTTCCTTTTATGGCTAAAAACCGTGGGTTTGTAAACCTCGCTTATTCTACCAATAAAAATAATAATGGTGGATATTGGAGCTTTGATACAACATTAAACTGGGTTGGAAAACAAAGACTTCCTGATACATCAAGTAACCCATCCGAATTTCAATTGGCAGGATATTCTAATTCTTATGCCGTTTTAAACGCACAAGTCTCAAGAAGTTTCAACAAAAAAATAAGGGCTTATTTTGGTGGTGAGAATTTAACTTCTTACAATCAAAAGAATGCAATTGTAGATTTTAAAAATCCTTTTGGTAATTATTTTGATGGCGGAATGGTTTACGCGCCTATTATGAAAGCGAATTTTTATGTAGGTCTTGATGTGACTTTCTAG
- a CDS encoding response regulator transcription factor, translated as MSNRILLVEDDQSFGAVLKDYLTINNFEVTLATDGEQGLKEFTENEFDICIFDVMMPKKDGFSLAEDVKKIDKNTPIIFLTARNMREDILKGYQLGADDYITKPFDTELLLYKIKAILQRSSTLENEEQEQFKISNIFFDSMLRQLRVGDKEYKLSPKENELLKLLCIHRNDFMPRDLALRKIWKKENYFTARSMDVYIAKLRKLLKDDEGLEIINVHGEGFRLLVKN; from the coding sequence ATGAGCAACAGAATATTATTAGTAGAAGACGATCAGAGTTTTGGAGCGGTATTGAAAGATTATTTAACGATAAATAATTTTGAAGTAACTCTTGCAACAGATGGAGAGCAGGGGCTAAAAGAATTCACAGAAAATGAATTTGATATCTGTATTTTCGATGTTATGATGCCTAAAAAAGATGGGTTCTCATTAGCGGAAGACGTAAAAAAGATTGATAAAAACACCCCGATCATTTTCTTGACTGCAAGAAATATGAGAGAAGATATTTTGAAAGGATATCAATTGGGGGCAGATGATTATATTACAAAACCTTTTGATACTGAATTGCTTTTATACAAAATCAAAGCAATCCTTCAAAGAAGTTCAACATTAGAAAATGAAGAACAGGAACAATTTAAAATCAGCAATATCTTCTTTGATTCTATGCTAAGACAATTAAGAGTGGGCGATAAAGAATATAAACTTTCTCCAAAGGAAAATGAATTGCTTAAGCTTCTTTGTATTCATAGAAATGATTTCATGCCTAGAGATCTGGCACTAAGAAAGATATGGAAGAAAGAGAACTACTTTACAGCAAGAAGTATGGACGTTTATATCGCTAAACTTCGTAAGCTTTTGAAAGATGATGAAGGATTGGAAATCATCAACGTACACGGAGAAGGATTCAGACTTTTGGTTAAGAATTAA
- a CDS encoding sensor histidine kinase, whose translation MNNKFIPIISVFMTISLIVFVTLQFYWLKGYYGALEQDFSNKVYSALENTAKNISEIEVEKYLNEDFKNFRKNVISNNNQPSLTTIQQVQDSGTQRQIIYSKNIIEKTQLPISKKGDSLKLTTLYTDEAAYKLKRDTTNRELLTTDINQDIESGDYSMKEFAKVYGNNLPITKRVDDKILDSVLTKELKMKGITAKFGFGVTDKNNTLTTVFNKVYKEKKDNNTYSYPLFTDKKERTLYNLALVFPKKEYSLAMNNWPMLLGTFLSLLTILGIYIISINYMMRQKKLAEIKTDFINNMSHEFKTPLATISVATDSLANDKIATNPEKVRYYSSLIKQENLRMKKQVENVLNMSKLERNEVNLFLKETNVRELIKKTTESFNLIVTQRNGSLTQEFTADKYNFKIDEFHISNMLVNLLDNANKYSPDTPDIKIKTRNEGNFYVIEISDKGMGMETQNKTKIFEKFFREETGNIHNVKGQGLGLSYVKKIVELHKGQIIVESNKGEGSIFTIKLPMT comes from the coding sequence ATGAATAATAAGTTCATCCCAATAATTTCAGTGTTCATGACGATCTCACTGATTGTCTTTGTTACACTCCAATTTTATTGGCTGAAAGGATATTACGGTGCCCTGGAACAAGACTTTTCTAATAAAGTCTATTCAGCATTGGAAAACACTGCTAAAAACATCTCCGAAATTGAAGTTGAAAAGTACCTGAATGAGGATTTTAAAAATTTCAGGAAAAATGTCATTTCAAATAATAATCAGCCATCCCTGACTACGATTCAACAAGTTCAGGATTCCGGGACACAAAGACAGATTATTTATTCTAAAAATATCATTGAAAAAACTCAGCTCCCAATTTCTAAAAAAGGAGATTCTTTAAAACTTACTACATTATATACTGACGAAGCAGCTTATAAGCTGAAGAGAGATACCACTAACCGGGAACTCCTTACGACCGATATCAATCAGGATATAGAAAGCGGTGATTATTCGATGAAGGAGTTTGCTAAAGTATATGGAAACAATCTTCCTATTACTAAAAGAGTGGATGATAAGATATTGGACTCAGTTCTTACAAAGGAATTGAAGATGAAGGGTATTACCGCTAAATTTGGTTTTGGTGTTACGGATAAGAATAATACACTTACCACCGTTTTCAATAAGGTTTATAAAGAGAAAAAGGATAACAATACCTATAGCTACCCACTTTTTACAGATAAAAAAGAACGGACTTTATATAATCTGGCTTTAGTTTTTCCTAAAAAGGAATATTCATTAGCCATGAATAACTGGCCAATGCTGTTGGGAACTTTCCTTTCATTACTGACTATTTTAGGAATCTATATCATCTCTATCAATTATATGATGAGACAAAAGAAGCTTGCAGAAATAAAGACCGACTTCATCAATAATATGTCTCACGAGTTTAAGACTCCTTTAGCAACTATTTCAGTGGCTACAGATTCTTTAGCCAATGACAAAATTGCGACCAACCCTGAAAAAGTTAGATATTACTCAAGTCTTATAAAACAGGAAAACCTGAGGATGAAGAAACAGGTGGAAAATGTTCTTAATATGTCTAAACTGGAAAGAAATGAAGTTAATTTATTTTTGAAAGAAACCAATGTAAGAGAACTTATCAAAAAAACAACGGAGTCTTTCAATCTTATTGTAACCCAGAGAAACGGTTCTCTTACCCAAGAGTTCACTGCTGATAAGTACAATTTTAAAATTGATGAATTTCATATTTCAAATATGTTGGTGAATTTATTGGATAATGCCAATAAGTATTCTCCTGATACTCCTGATATCAAAATAAAAACAAGAAATGAAGGCAATTTCTATGTTATTGAGATCTCAGACAAAGGAATGGGAATGGAAACCCAGAACAAAACGAAAATTTTTGAAAAGTTTTTCAGAGAAGAAACAGGAAATATTCATAACGTAAAAGGACAAGGCCTAGGGCTTTCCTATGTTAAGAAAATTGTAGAACTGCATAAAGGTCAGATTATAGTAGAATCGAACAAAGGAGAAGGAAGCATATTTACTATAAAACTTCCAATGACCTAA
- a CDS encoding SRPBCC family protein, protein MESSIIFNKDFDSNSVYVMKVYDADVSKVWDYFTKSELLDQWWAPKPWSCETVSMDFKENGVWYYAMVGPEGERMYGQLKYGEIMEHRSFDGVDAFCDDKGNINQDFPQAQWLVGFTGIEEGAKVTVNIHFASQDAMKKQIEMGFEDGFKMGLSQLEEILKAN, encoded by the coding sequence ATGGAATCAAGTATCATTTTTAACAAAGATTTTGACTCGAACAGTGTTTATGTTATGAAAGTCTATGACGCTGATGTTTCAAAAGTGTGGGACTATTTTACCAAATCTGAATTATTGGATCAATGGTGGGCTCCAAAACCTTGGAGTTGTGAAACGGTAAGCATGGATTTTAAAGAAAATGGAGTTTGGTATTATGCCATGGTTGGTCCTGAAGGTGAAAGAATGTATGGACAATTGAAATACGGAGAAATTATGGAGCATAGAAGTTTTGACGGTGTAGATGCTTTTTGTGATGACAAGGGAAACATTAATCAAGACTTTCCACAAGCACAATGGCTTGTTGGATTTACAGGAATAGAAGAGGGTGCAAAAGTGACGGTCAATATTCATTTTGCATCTCAGGATGCCATGAAAAAACAAATTGAAATGGGTTTTGAAGATGGTTTTAAAATGGGGCTGAGTCAGCTAGAAGAAATTCTTAAAGCTAATTAG